From one Thermomicrobiales bacterium genomic stretch:
- a CDS encoding ABC transporter ATP-binding protein has protein sequence MREYAYLRPMPINRGGPDHSPETPRTTRNPNQDRETLRRVIGVFGPYRAQIGVIAFAILVSSAIGLVNPLLLKQIIDHAIPSRDMSLLNLYVALMIVAPIAAGLIGVGQTYLSNRVGQAVMRDIRLKLYSHLQGMSLSFFTNTRVGEIQSRLSNDVGGVQSVLTNTAASIVANLTTVISTVVAMALISGRLTLLSFALLPIALYLTQRVGQTRRRLSGQTQRSMADMSSMVEETLSVSGVLLTKTFGRQSQEIERFGAENDHLSGLQLRQQMVGRWYFMTVGTFFAIAPALAYWLAGRSIISSGSSAALTIGDLVAFTTLQARLFFPLGALLNIQIDIQGALALFERIFDYLDRPQEIIDAPDAVTLDPLRVEGHVAYNGVHFRYGEAAASNGVVDDKGESRPWTLEGISFEGRPGELIALVGPSGAGKTTLTYLLARLYDVEHGSVSIDGHDVRDVTLESLGSVIGAVTQETHLYHASVRDNLRYGRPDATDDELVAAAKAAAIHDRIMELDLGYDTVVGERGFRLSGGEKQRLAIARVILKDPRVLILDEATSALDTRSERLIQTALEPLMRSRTTIAIAHRLSTILAADLILVVDHGNIVERGTHSELIERAGLYSRLYNEQFAARVERASIGDEASLIVAAD, from the coding sequence ATGCGAGAATACGCGTACCTACGGCCAATGCCGATCAATCGGGGCGGGCCAGACCATAGCCCGGAAACCCCGCGCACGACACGTAACCCGAACCAGGATCGTGAAACACTTCGCCGAGTCATCGGCGTCTTCGGCCCATATCGCGCCCAAATTGGAGTGATCGCGTTTGCGATCCTGGTGTCGTCGGCGATTGGCCTTGTCAATCCGCTCCTGCTCAAGCAGATCATCGACCACGCGATTCCTTCACGTGACATGTCACTGCTCAATCTGTACGTCGCTCTGATGATCGTGGCCCCGATTGCCGCCGGCCTGATCGGCGTCGGCCAGACATACCTCAGCAATCGTGTTGGCCAGGCAGTGATGCGAGATATCCGGTTGAAGCTGTACTCGCACCTTCAGGGAATGTCCCTCAGCTTCTTCACGAATACCCGCGTCGGTGAGATCCAGTCGCGGCTCTCGAATGACGTTGGTGGCGTTCAGTCGGTTCTGACGAACACGGCCGCCAGTATCGTCGCGAATCTGACAACCGTGATCTCGACAGTCGTCGCGATGGCGTTGATCTCCGGCCGGCTGACACTGCTGTCGTTTGCGTTGCTGCCGATCGCGCTCTATCTCACGCAACGCGTCGGACAGACACGTCGCCGTCTCTCCGGCCAGACCCAACGATCAATGGCTGACATGAGCTCAATGGTCGAAGAGACGCTGTCAGTCAGCGGCGTGTTGCTCACCAAGACGTTCGGCCGCCAGTCGCAGGAGATCGAGCGCTTCGGCGCGGAGAACGATCATCTTTCCGGCCTGCAACTTCGGCAGCAGATGGTCGGGCGCTGGTATTTCATGACTGTCGGGACCTTCTTTGCGATCGCGCCAGCACTCGCGTACTGGCTTGCCGGCCGTTCGATCATCTCCTCGGGAAGTAGTGCGGCACTCACGATCGGTGACCTCGTTGCATTCACCACGCTTCAGGCTCGCCTGTTCTTCCCGCTTGGCGCGCTGCTGAATATCCAGATTGACATTCAGGGAGCGTTGGCGTTGTTCGAGCGTATCTTCGATTATCTGGATCGACCACAGGAAATCATCGACGCACCCGATGCTGTCACGCTTGACCCGCTTCGCGTCGAGGGGCACGTTGCGTACAACGGTGTCCATTTCCGCTATGGCGAGGCCGCCGCGAGCAACGGTGTTGTTGACGACAAAGGCGAGAGCCGGCCGTGGACGCTGGAAGGCATCAGCTTCGAGGGCCGGCCAGGCGAGCTGATCGCGCTCGTTGGCCCCTCTGGCGCCGGCAAGACGACGCTGACGTATCTGTTGGCGCGACTCTACGACGTCGAGCACGGGTCTGTGTCGATCGACGGCCATGACGTTCGTGATGTCACGCTTGAGTCACTCGGATCGGTCATCGGCGCGGTTACCCAGGAGACGCATCTCTACCACGCGTCGGTTCGCGACAACTTGCGGTATGGCAGGCCCGACGCGACCGACGACGAGCTGGTCGCCGCGGCGAAGGCGGCCGCGATCCACGATCGGATCATGGAACTCGACCTCGGCTATGACACCGTCGTCGGCGAGCGTGGCTTCCGGCTGTCGGGTGGCGAGAAGCAACGACTCGCGATCGCGCGGGTGATTCTCAAGGACCCGAGAGTGCTGATTCTCGATGAGGCGACCTCGGCCCTCGATACTCGATCGGAACGCCTGATCCAGACCGCGCTCGAGCCGCTGATGCGCAGCAGGACCACGATCGCGATTGCGCACCGACTCTCGACGATCCTGGCCGCCGACCTAATCCTGGTCGTTGACCATGGCAATATCGTCGAGCGGGGCACCCACAGCGAGCTGATTGAACGCGCCGGACTCTACTCCCGGCTCTACAACGAACAATTCGCCGCCCGCGTCGAACGCGCCAGCATCGGCGATGAGGCCTCATTGATCGTCGCCGCGGACTGA
- a CDS encoding GAF domain-containing sensor histidine kinase yields the protein MTEPEAETSFENHPLVRHRDAVAAAWRDVAWDVSPAYQRMSQSVLRDRIGEVIDALIESTRGDAATERRFLARLERAIDRDHMGVDDLLAGLMGGCDAFDRGLNPADRHSPAMIESERVLRRLVREFASTALSLITGKLETKAAAEATSRARLLALQRVGAAVTSSLAVEATLQTIVTEAATLMNGATARLRLADESGQELRLIASSGDPDDALSGTLAPVETTLAGRCYRSGRPVISNDVVAGTGAKDRVEQPRWTVSLLSAPLRVRGESIGVLTISIFNGSFADTDAEIVGVFADNAAVAIENARLFENAQAQITEMEIINRVSAVVSSSLNLSEIYRSIHHEIMRIMVADAFLIVLRQPDGTNDLVYISDLGQRFSPRHDVHLPPEYYESMTERKPKIVEACLAADFEGWERYGDMSVRIQSVLIAPLVRGNDVIGSISAQSYAPNSYRARDIELLATVANVAAVAIENAVLFEQASDVAVSEERNRLAREIHDTIAQGLVGIILQLEAIGATLGDSPLVERVDRALGLARANLDEARRSVFDLRAAPLEHHSLEEAIQELATQHMIDVETQVTINAPLALPLLQYHMEATIYRFVQECLTNCRKHAYDADVSISITIDTEICVEVRDDGPGFDTTTLKHERLSNHFGIQGMRERAERLGGSLRVGSSAGLGTNVCMTFPLDTPTTTH from the coding sequence ATGACAGAGCCTGAAGCTGAGACTAGCTTCGAGAACCATCCGCTGGTTCGGCATCGCGACGCGGTTGCTGCCGCGTGGCGCGATGTTGCCTGGGACGTAAGCCCTGCCTATCAACGGATGAGCCAGTCTGTTCTGCGAGATCGAATCGGTGAAGTCATCGACGCGCTCATCGAGTCAACGCGCGGCGACGCAGCTACTGAACGGCGCTTCCTCGCGAGACTTGAACGGGCGATCGATCGAGATCATATGGGCGTCGACGATCTCCTTGCCGGGCTGATGGGCGGGTGCGATGCGTTCGACCGCGGCCTGAATCCCGCCGACCGTCACTCACCTGCGATGATCGAGAGCGAACGCGTTCTCCGTCGGCTCGTGCGCGAGTTCGCGTCCACGGCGCTATCGCTCATCACCGGAAAGCTCGAGACCAAAGCGGCCGCCGAAGCCACCAGTCGCGCCCGCCTGCTGGCACTCCAACGTGTTGGCGCGGCAGTGACAAGCTCACTCGCGGTCGAGGCGACGCTGCAGACGATTGTCACCGAAGCTGCCACCCTGATGAACGGCGCAACTGCGCGACTTCGGCTGGCCGACGAGTCGGGGCAGGAGCTTCGTTTGATTGCTTCATCGGGAGATCCGGATGACGCCCTGTCAGGCACACTCGCGCCGGTCGAGACAACCCTCGCGGGACGCTGCTATCGGAGCGGCCGGCCGGTTATCTCTAATGATGTTGTGGCCGGGACAGGCGCGAAAGATAGAGTCGAACAGCCGCGATGGACCGTGTCGCTGCTATCTGCGCCCCTGCGGGTTCGCGGCGAATCAATTGGCGTCCTGACGATTTCCATCTTCAATGGCTCCTTCGCGGACACGGATGCCGAGATCGTTGGTGTCTTTGCTGACAATGCCGCGGTCGCGATCGAGAACGCGAGACTATTCGAGAACGCGCAAGCGCAGATCACCGAAATGGAGATCATCAACCGGGTCTCTGCCGTCGTGTCGTCCTCGCTGAACCTTTCCGAGATCTATCGCTCGATCCATCACGAGATCATGCGAATCATGGTCGCAGATGCGTTCCTGATCGTGCTGCGCCAGCCGGACGGGACGAACGACCTTGTCTACATCTCGGATCTCGGCCAGAGGTTCTCGCCACGCCACGACGTTCACCTTCCGCCTGAGTACTACGAGTCCATGACCGAGCGGAAGCCGAAGATCGTCGAAGCATGCCTGGCGGCTGACTTCGAGGGCTGGGAGCGGTATGGCGACATGTCTGTGCGGATCCAGTCAGTTCTGATCGCTCCCCTGGTTCGAGGGAACGATGTGATTGGAAGTATCAGCGCGCAGTCATATGCTCCCAACAGTTATCGAGCGCGCGATATCGAGCTCCTTGCAACAGTTGCCAACGTCGCAGCCGTGGCGATCGAGAACGCAGTGCTCTTCGAGCAGGCGTCTGACGTTGCTGTTTCCGAGGAGCGGAATCGCCTCGCTCGCGAGATCCACGACACGATCGCGCAGGGACTCGTCGGCATTATCCTGCAATTGGAGGCGATTGGCGCCACACTGGGGGACTCACCGCTCGTCGAGCGAGTCGACCGGGCGCTCGGGCTGGCAAGGGCGAATCTGGATGAGGCGCGCCGCTCCGTTTTTGATTTGCGCGCCGCGCCACTCGAGCACCACTCACTCGAGGAAGCGATCCAGGAGCTCGCGACGCAGCATATGATCGATGTCGAAACGCAAGTCACGATCAACGCGCCGCTCGCGTTGCCGCTCTTGCAGTATCACATGGAAGCGACGATCTACCGTTTCGTTCAGGAGTGCCTGACAAACTGCCGGAAGCATGCGTACGACGCTGACGTGTCGATTTCTATCACGATCGATACTGAGATCTGTGTTGAGGTTCGCGATGACGGGCCAGGATTCGACACGACCACGCTCAAGCACGAGCGCCTCTCGAATCACTTTGGCATCCAGGGTATGCGGGAACGGGCGGAAAGATTGGGCGGTTCACTCCGAGTCGGCAGTTCCGCCGGCCTTGGGACGAACGTCTGTATGACATTTCCACTCGACACACCAACGACTACTCACTGA
- a CDS encoding LUD domain-containing protein: MRTALQRALPEFGRRRVRAFEDQDFSARRRRVHDIKASAMAELPDLIERFTREAEAVGAVVHRAATAEDARRIICDIIDEQGARLVVKSKSMVTEEIELNPAIESRGVRVVETDLGEWIMQLAGEHPSHLIAPAVHKTREQIAELLSKEVGEELPPDPDQLVRVARERLRQSFIDADVGISGANIAIANSGTLVIVTNEGNGRLVTTLPPVHIAVLGIEKIVPTMEDATAILQVLPRSGTGQKITSYVSFMTGPSRSADIELTLTIGVHGPKEQHIVLLDNGRWAAREDDELHEALHCIRCGACSNVCPPYQIVGGHVFGHIYTGPIGLIMTAMHHGLEHAAGPQSLCASCNACEMVCPAEIPIPRLILDVRARSVEAFGMPATKGFAISHWADPKAGERWAGLAARAASIVADNDGIVRRIPLQPAMTNGRALLAPTTRPFRSRFAEANAAPVRELASSQVAGRTAAIFPGCMTDRITPAMAEAMVRVLRACGCDVRYPVDQHCCGLVALNSGDRRHGREMAEQTIRVLEATEADWVVTTSTSCLAAMLQDYQHLFRHDESWRTRAANQAARIVDITTFIDEHAQLDPSDFSPPATSPVVTYHDACQSHNALGLGAGARRIILDTLGLELREMADSSVCCGFGGAFSMDYPNVSSAILAKKLDNILATGAEIVVSDNPGCLMQVQGGLASRDKPVRVLHIVELLAERI, from the coding sequence TTGCGGACCGCCCTCCAACGCGCCTTACCGGAGTTTGGCCGGCGGCGCGTCCGCGCGTTTGAAGATCAGGATTTCTCCGCGCGCCGCCGCCGCGTTCACGACATCAAGGCCAGCGCGATGGCTGAACTGCCGGATCTCATAGAGCGTTTTACTCGCGAGGCCGAGGCCGTTGGCGCAGTCGTTCATCGCGCCGCAACGGCCGAGGACGCGCGCAGGATCATCTGCGACATTATCGACGAGCAAGGCGCGCGACTTGTCGTCAAGAGCAAGTCCATGGTCACCGAGGAGATCGAGCTGAATCCGGCGATCGAGTCACGAGGCGTCCGTGTCGTCGAGACCGATCTCGGCGAATGGATCATGCAGCTCGCGGGGGAGCACCCGTCCCATTTGATCGCGCCGGCCGTCCACAAAACCCGTGAGCAAATTGCGGAACTGCTCTCGAAAGAGGTTGGGGAGGAGCTGCCACCAGACCCGGATCAACTGGTCCGGGTTGCTCGAGAGCGGCTGCGCCAATCATTCATCGACGCGGACGTGGGCATTTCTGGCGCGAATATCGCCATCGCCAACAGTGGCACGCTCGTTATCGTCACGAACGAAGGCAATGGCCGGCTAGTCACGACGCTCCCGCCGGTCCACATTGCAGTCCTCGGGATCGAGAAGATCGTCCCGACGATGGAGGATGCAACCGCGATCCTCCAGGTCCTTCCACGCTCTGGCACCGGCCAGAAGATCACCAGCTATGTGTCGTTCATGACTGGGCCCAGCCGCAGCGCCGACATCGAATTGACACTGACAATCGGCGTACACGGCCCGAAGGAGCAGCATATCGTTCTGCTCGACAACGGAAGATGGGCCGCGCGGGAGGATGACGAGCTTCATGAGGCGCTGCATTGTATCCGTTGCGGCGCGTGCTCGAATGTCTGCCCGCCGTACCAGATTGTCGGCGGCCACGTGTTCGGCCATATCTATACTGGTCCGATCGGGCTGATCATGACGGCAATGCATCATGGGCTCGAGCATGCCGCCGGCCCGCAGAGTCTCTGCGCGTCCTGCAACGCCTGTGAAATGGTCTGCCCGGCCGAGATTCCGATACCGCGACTGATTCTGGATGTGCGTGCCCGCTCTGTCGAAGCATTCGGCATGCCTGCCACCAAGGGATTTGCAATCTCACACTGGGCCGACCCGAAGGCGGGCGAGCGTTGGGCCGGCCTCGCAGCGCGCGCAGCGAGCATCGTCGCCGACAACGATGGAATCGTCCGTCGCATTCCCCTGCAGCCGGCCATGACGAACGGACGAGCGCTCCTGGCGCCGACCACCCGGCCATTCCGGTCCCGGTTCGCCGAGGCGAACGCTGCGCCTGTGCGCGAGCTTGCCAGTAGCCAGGTAGCGGGCAGAACCGCCGCGATCTTCCCCGGCTGCATGACCGACCGCATCACGCCAGCAATGGCAGAGGCGATGGTTCGCGTCCTCCGCGCCTGTGGCTGCGACGTTCGTTACCCGGTCGATCAACACTGCTGTGGGCTGGTGGCACTGAACTCCGGCGACCGACGCCACGGGCGGGAGATGGCGGAGCAGACGATCCGCGTCCTCGAGGCGACCGAGGCTGACTGGGTCGTAACCACCAGCACCAGTTGTCTTGCAGCGATGCTTCAGGATTATCAGCATCTATTCCGGCACGACGAGAGCTGGCGCACACGCGCGGCCAACCAGGCTGCCCGCATCGTCGACATCACCACATTCATTGACGAACACGCCCAACTGGATCCTTCGGACTTTTCGCCACCAGCGACGTCGCCAGTCGTTACGTATCACGATGCCTGCCAGTCGCACAACGCGCTCGGTCTGGGCGCCGGAGCGCGACGTATCATCCTGGATACACTGGGGCTGGAGCTGCGTGAGATGGCGGATTCGAGCGTGTGCTGTGGGTTCGGCGGCGCGTTTTCAATGGACTACCCGAACGTCTCGAGCGCGATCCTCGCCAAGAAGCTTGACAATATTCTCGCGACCGGCGCGGAGATCGTCGTGTCTGACAACCCCGGGTGTCTGATGCAGGTGCAGGGCGGACTGGCCAGCCGCGACAAGCCAGTCCGGGTTCTGCACATCGTCGAGCTACTGGCCGAGCGTATCTAG
- a CDS encoding amidase, with translation MTNDDICFATARDLASRIRLRELSAVEVMQAHLAQIERVNPRVNAIVSQVDPEQSMAMARAADDAVAAGEAVGPLHGLPIAHKDLEETAGIRTTFGSPIFRDHVPLHDTLMIQRIKAAGALTIGKTNVPEFGAGSQSFNPVFGATLNPYDTGRTCGGSSGGAGAALACGMLPIADGSDMGGSLRNPGNFNNVVGFRVSPGRVPVVPSFNAWGNLGVKGPMARTVDDVALFLGTIAGPDPRSPISIDEPGGIFARPLDRDFAGVRVAWAPDLGGLPLDPQVRSVLERQRGVFADLGCEVDEATPDFTGANEAFQTLRALDFALGHHEKLRSHRELIKDTIIWNTEKGLALTPLEINRAQVLRSQLYTRVTEFLESYEFLICAVNQVPPFPVGIEYPTEIDGVQMETYIDWMKSAYFITLTGLPAISVPCGFTEDGLPVGVQIVGRWHDDFGVLQIARAFEQATQVWKRRPPVVAEP, from the coding sequence GTGACGAATGACGATATCTGTTTCGCGACTGCGCGCGATCTGGCGAGTCGTATCCGTTTGCGAGAGCTCTCTGCGGTCGAGGTGATGCAAGCGCACCTCGCGCAGATCGAGCGCGTCAATCCTCGGGTCAATGCGATCGTCTCACAAGTCGACCCCGAACAGTCGATGGCGATGGCGCGCGCTGCAGACGACGCGGTTGCGGCGGGAGAAGCCGTCGGGCCGCTTCACGGGCTACCGATCGCGCACAAAGACCTTGAGGAAACAGCCGGGATTCGCACCACGTTTGGCTCCCCGATATTCCGCGATCACGTGCCGTTGCACGATACGTTGATGATTCAGCGGATCAAGGCCGCCGGCGCGCTCACCATCGGCAAGACGAATGTGCCGGAGTTTGGCGCGGGATCGCAGTCGTTTAACCCGGTATTCGGGGCGACGCTCAATCCGTATGACACGGGCAGAACGTGCGGCGGGTCGAGTGGCGGGGCCGGCGCCGCGCTTGCATGTGGCATGTTGCCGATCGCTGACGGCAGCGACATGGGCGGATCGCTGCGGAACCCCGGCAACTTCAATAACGTGGTCGGCTTCCGTGTCTCACCTGGCAGAGTCCCCGTCGTCCCCTCGTTCAATGCCTGGGGCAATCTCGGCGTCAAGGGGCCGATGGCGCGGACTGTCGACGATGTGGCGCTGTTCCTTGGCACGATCGCGGGACCTGATCCACGGTCGCCAATCTCGATCGACGAGCCGGGCGGCATTTTCGCGAGGCCACTGGATCGCGACTTCGCCGGGGTCCGCGTCGCCTGGGCGCCTGATCTGGGTGGGCTTCCGCTCGACCCGCAGGTGCGGTCGGTGCTGGAGCGCCAGCGCGGAGTGTTCGCTGACCTTGGTTGTGAGGTTGACGAGGCGACGCCTGATTTCACCGGCGCCAACGAGGCTTTCCAGACGCTGCGCGCGCTTGACTTTGCGCTCGGCCATCATGAGAAGCTGCGCAGCCATCGCGAGCTGATCAAAGACACGATCATCTGGAACACCGAGAAGGGGCTGGCTTTGACTCCTCTGGAGATCAACCGGGCTCAGGTGTTGCGCTCTCAGCTCTATACCCGTGTTACGGAGTTCCTTGAATCCTATGAATTCCTGATTTGCGCGGTGAATCAGGTGCCACCGTTCCCGGTCGGGATCGAATACCCGACCGAGATTGACGGGGTGCAGATGGAGACGTACATCGACTGGATGAAGTCGGCCTACTTCATCACGCTGACCGGCCTGCCGGCCATTTCGGTTCCGTGCGGGTTCACCGAGGACGGGCTGCCGGTCGGCGTCCAGATCGTCGGCCGCTGGCATGATGATTTCGGCGTGCTGCAGATCGCCCGCGCATTCGAGCAGGCAACACAGGTCTGGAAACGTCGACCGCCGGTCGTTGCCGAGCCCTAG
- a CDS encoding Fur family transcriptional regulator, giving the protein MNTIEQALSILQESGYRVTAPRRALVEIIDEQDRAFTADELLRLLAGRGEAVGRATVFRTLDVLVNSGVLDRLHRPDGCHTYVRTERDSEHRHHLICSDCGAVVQFDECTVAPLLEELGQRTNFAISGHWLEVFGLCATCRH; this is encoded by the coding sequence ATGAATACGATCGAGCAAGCGCTGAGCATCTTACAGGAGTCGGGGTACCGTGTCACAGCCCCGCGTCGCGCCCTTGTCGAGATTATCGACGAGCAGGATCGCGCCTTTACCGCCGATGAGTTACTGCGCCTCCTGGCGGGGCGTGGCGAAGCGGTCGGGCGAGCAACCGTCTTCCGCACGCTCGATGTGCTGGTTAACAGTGGTGTCCTCGACCGCCTTCACCGCCCTGATGGTTGCCACACCTATGTCCGCACCGAACGAGACAGTGAGCACCGACATCACCTGATCTGCTCGGACTGTGGCGCGGTGGTTCAGTTTGATGAGTGCACCGTCGCTCCACTGCTGGAAGAGCTCGGCCAGCGCACCAATTTCGCGATCTCCGGGCATTGGCTCGAAGTGTTCGGCCTCTGCGCGACCTGCCGCCACTAG
- a CDS encoding MFS transporter has protein sequence MSPETEVVAPEMDGEELPPVQHRKFAALNNRQFLHFWIAITLALAGLWIRITVQGFLVYDMTSDKFLLGLVGFLSAMPVLLLSPIVGVVVDRFERRKVLFATQAFMATNLLVLATLDAFGALRVSHILIIATLTGAASAFDWPARLSLVPNLVKPHELQSAVALNSAAFNGARIVGPVVGGMLIAVIGTAACFYLSAFAFLPSMLVLLTLTVDRALPAQKRDSAIRTLVDGYQYIWKFPTLRSLLSVDLVPVIFGMSFFTLLPALTRDVYDRGAEGLGFLYAADGAGAFIGVMIIAAMTSLRRRGFWVIVFVFLFAVIQILFSFAPTLYIGMVFIFGLGLVSAIYGTLADTLIQTIVHDEFRGRVMAVYSTFWGLTPIGYLQIGIIAQHWGTQRAILVNACVVLLYVLALIKWNPEVRRLN, from the coding sequence TTGTCGCCCGAAACCGAGGTCGTTGCTCCGGAGATGGATGGCGAGGAACTCCCGCCTGTTCAGCATCGCAAGTTCGCGGCGTTGAACAATCGTCAGTTCCTGCATTTCTGGATCGCCATCACGCTTGCGCTGGCCGGCCTCTGGATCCGGATCACCGTACAGGGATTCCTCGTCTATGACATGACGAGCGATAAGTTCCTGCTGGGTCTCGTGGGCTTTCTGAGCGCGATGCCCGTGCTGTTACTGTCGCCCATCGTCGGCGTCGTCGTCGATCGTTTCGAGCGCCGCAAAGTCCTGTTCGCTACTCAGGCGTTCATGGCAACGAATCTCCTCGTGCTCGCGACGCTCGACGCTTTCGGCGCGCTACGCGTGAGCCACATCCTCATCATCGCGACGCTGACTGGCGCAGCATCCGCCTTCGACTGGCCGGCTCGACTCTCGCTCGTCCCCAACCTCGTCAAGCCGCACGAGCTTCAAAGCGCGGTGGCGCTGAATTCGGCGGCCTTCAACGGCGCCCGAATCGTCGGTCCAGTGGTGGGCGGCATGCTGATCGCCGTTATCGGCACGGCCGCCTGCTTCTATCTCTCTGCATTCGCCTTCCTTCCGTCAATGCTGGTTCTTCTGACGTTGACGGTGGATCGCGCGCTGCCCGCACAGAAGCGCGACTCGGCGATCCGCACGCTGGTCGATGGGTATCAGTACATCTGGAAGTTTCCGACCCTGCGCAGCCTGCTTTCTGTCGACCTCGTTCCCGTGATCTTCGGGATGTCGTTCTTCACGCTGCTTCCAGCGCTCACCCGCGACGTCTACGATCGTGGTGCGGAGGGGCTTGGATTCCTGTACGCAGCAGATGGCGCGGGCGCGTTTATCGGTGTGATGATCATCGCTGCGATGACTTCGCTTCGGCGTCGTGGCTTCTGGGTCATTGTGTTCGTGTTCTTGTTCGCGGTTATCCAGATTCTCTTCTCGTTTGCCCCGACACTCTATATCGGGATGGTCTTTATCTTCGGGCTCGGGCTGGTAAGCGCAATCTATGGGACGCTCGCCGACACGCTGATCCAGACGATCGTCCACGACGAGTTTCGTGGGCGCGTGATGGCGGTCTATTCGACATTCTGGGGGTTGACGCCGATCGGCTATCTGCAGATTGGCATCATTGCCCAACATTGGGGTACCCAGCGGGCAATCCTCGTCAACGCCTGCGTCGTCCTGCTCTACGTTCTCGCGCTGATCAAGTGGAACCCCGAAGTGCGGCGGCTCAACTAG
- the upp gene encoding uracil phosphoribosyltransferase has translation MTEIPVSPMQGRPQPGRDDVLGSDRLRILSDPLAAVLLGRIRDRSASSTEFCALSEQIANRVLWTALDDVALGTSHVIGFDGRVIQVPALAERVAGIVILRAGLLFAPPFRALLPDAPIYQLGVRRDELRLEAQVYTSNLPANVGWADRVVVLDPMIATGSSASCAVEIIRRTHSGHIVIASIIAAPLGIDALLRADAECSIVTATLDDGLNEHGYIVPGLGDAGDRLFGTSNPPG, from the coding sequence TTGACCGAAATTCCCGTCTCCCCGATGCAAGGTCGTCCGCAACCAGGCCGGGACGACGTGCTCGGGTCAGACCGCCTCCGAATTCTCAGCGACCCACTCGCTGCAGTCCTGCTTGGCCGGATACGGGATCGCAGCGCCAGCAGCACGGAGTTCTGCGCGCTGAGCGAGCAGATCGCAAACCGTGTGCTGTGGACGGCGCTAGACGATGTGGCTTTGGGGACCAGCCACGTAATCGGGTTCGATGGCCGGGTCATTCAGGTTCCTGCGCTGGCCGAACGTGTTGCGGGGATCGTCATTCTGCGGGCCGGCCTGCTATTTGCTCCGCCATTTCGCGCACTGCTGCCAGACGCGCCGATCTATCAGCTCGGCGTTCGCCGGGATGAGCTCCGCCTCGAAGCGCAAGTCTATACCTCGAACCTACCAGCCAACGTCGGGTGGGCAGATCGTGTCGTCGTGCTTGATCCAATGATCGCGACCGGAAGCTCCGCCTCCTGCGCCGTCGAGATCATTCGACGCACGCACTCGGGTCATATCGTAATCGCATCGATCATCGCCGCGCCGCTCGGTATCGATGCCTTGCTACGCGCCGATGCCGAATGCAGCATCGTGACCGCAACCCTGGACGACGGGCTGAACGAACACGGATACATTGTTCCGGGACTGGGTGACGCCGGCGACCGATTATTCGGCACGAGCAACCCTCCCGGCTGA